The Sporocytophaga myxococcoides genome contains the following window.
TTTTTCCATGAAGTTACATCATTAGGTGTTCTGGTCCATTGATATAAGAAATAAGGATTATTATTGTAATAGGCTTTAAGTAAAGCAGTAGTCTTAGTAAATAGGTCTAATTTATCTGTGCCGCAAATAGTTTTGGACTTTGATAAAGTTGCAAGATCGAAGAATAAATCAATAGCAGGAGGTGCACAAGCCATGATTTTTATATCATCAAGAACAAGATCATTACCATTTTCAGATACGTTCTGGTTGTTGATGATTTCCATTTTTAAAGAATTACCGGATAGGTTGATTTGAGCACCAATTCTTACCCATACACCTCCACCGTCAGCCTGACGAGTTGCAGTTGCAGAAGTTTCCACAACGTTTGCAGCGTTTCCTCCATCTGTTAATCTTACCTTTACATCAACAGGATTATATGCTCCTGCAGCGCTGTTCGTAAATACAGCAATCCAACATTCAAAGAAGAGCTGCTTTCCGAAGCAAAGGTTAGATATAGTTCTTTCATATAAAGTTTTTCCTCCTGTATTTATTGGGCAATTGAGAAATAAAGCAGCCCCTTCAACAGTTCCCGAATGGTCATAACTTAGGTCAGGAGGAGTGGTAGGGCCTGTAACTCTATTGGCCCATTCTAATTTTGCACCATCATAACCATTGTGTGCATTATAACCTGTTAAATAGCCTGCTACTGCGTATTCTCCATCTAACGGTGTACCGGTACCTTTAAAGGTAGCATTTAAAGGAGCAGGAGCAATCGGCCATCTAAATGGCGTTGTAGTAGTTTTCGTTACTTCAACAGGATTTAAGGGATCTGTATAGTCCCACACTTTGTAAGTTTTACCGGTTTTATCCGAAAGGTCTATTCTTCCGAAGTCATCATAGTAGATTGTTTGTCTTGAGGCGGCAACTCCATTCTCCTGACAACAAGTAATTGCATTTACTGTTATTTCATTAGAAGTGATAGGGGGGCCACCACCTGATGGAGTTAGAATTAATCTGAATTTATATTCTTTAACATTAGTTACTTCATACAATTGAGATTTATTTGTACCTCCCGGTATGTCAGTCCATCCTGATCCTGAATTAACTTGCCATTTATAGCTTGCATTATAATCGGTTTTGGCTTGAAGAGAAATCTGTTCTCCTGCACATACTTCATTTCCTTGAGAGGAGATAATTGTTGGCTGAATAAAGCCTTTAACTTCAATTTTGGAAATTCCTGTAGCCTGGCATGATCCATTTCTAGTTGCATTTAATCTAAATATCATATCCCCGCTATTCGTAGCTGTTCCAGTATATGTAACACTAGAGCAAGCACCCATCATAAGTTGTGGAGAGTCCGTTCCATTCAACTGGTTATTTTGATCAAGATTTATTCCCCCTTTAAACTCATCTCTGTCACTAGCACATGGTGCGTATGTCGAACTGGTAACACTACAATAGTTAACAGTTACTGACACTGCAGAGCTTGGAACCAGGCCTTTAACTGAATATTCTAGAACGTTGACATTACCACCTGCAGGTTTCGGAGAATACACAAACATGTAATCAGCAGGAGTGTTCTTTTTATATCTAATAGTGTCAAGCTTGAAGGGGCTATCTGTAATAGCATAGTAATAAGTAGCATTAAAAATATTTGTATTCACATTGGGGGCTAATGGCGGAGTGCTCGTTAAGCTTCCTGTCTGAATACCATATTGTACTATATCATCTAAACCAATATAAGTTCTTCCTGCATTTCCCGAGGAAGGATTAAAGTCTGTACCGGCAACCACAATTTGTCCGTAAGTATTATTTGTATAGATACTTAGTAAAAGCAGTATTAAAAACATTAAACATTTTCTAGAGCTTGACCAATGTCTTGTTGTATTTAAAAACCGTTCTTTTGTATTGATTTTTAGTATCATAATGTATTAAAGTTCTAATATCCTAAATAAACACATTCATTCATTACCCTCTATATGCCCAAAAGACAATTAAGGTAACTTTTTTTTCTGATATTTTTAGTGCTAAAGTAAAAATAATTGTTTGAATTGTATAATTCCAGCCTATTTTACATACGAATCTCATGTTTAAAATTTTAGATGTATACAATGATTTTATGGAAAAAATCAATTTTTAAATTACATAATAGTGAAAATGTTTGATAGTTAATTGATTCTCTTTATTTTCGCCGTTACAACCAGCGAAAATTATGAAAACCAGCTTTTTGCCATTTTTAATGTGCATACTGATGCCTTTTTATACAGTGGCATCTTTAAATCCCGGAGATATTGTCATTATTGAATACAATGCATCAAATCCTGACCAGTTCTCCTTTCTCTCTTTATCAGATGTGCCCGAAAATGAAGTAATTTATTTTACGGACTGTGGATGGTCCAAAGATGGATTGCTCCGGCGTAGTGAAGGTTTAATAAAATATGTAGTACCGCAAGGAGGTCTTTCCATAGGGACTGTTATTACCTACACAGCTGATCAGAAGAATAATAATGGATTTACAACAACTGGAATAGATGGCTTTTTTGGCCTTGCTCAAGGTGGAGATCAATTGTTGGTATTTCAAGGAAACTTTGATTCACCTGTTTTTCTTTTCGGTTTAAACAATCTGGACGGTATTTGGCAAGACGATGCCACGACAACCAATTCTTCTGCATTACCTCCGGGACTTGAAATTGGAAAGACAGCGGTTAATCTCAGTGGAGGAGCAAATGCTTCATTTGATTGCACAAAAATTGTTAAGGATAAAAACCAGATGCTGGAAAATATATCCAATCCATTAAATTGGAATTACTCTTCTTCTCAGATCTTACAAGCATCATTATGTAGTTTTTCGATTCTGCCTATAGTTTTGTTAAAGTTCGAAGCAAATGTTTTTGAAAACGAGGTAATTTTAAATTGTCAACTGGGTTCTTGTACCAATAATTCACGGGTTATAATTGAAAGGTCTGAAGACGGGACTGAATTTGAGATAATATTCAATGAAGTAATTCAAGGGGCGAGTCCTCTCGTCGAATTTTTAACAAATGATAAGAGATTTAATCATTCAAAATATTACAGATTGTATTTAAATCAGCAATTAATAAAAACGATCCTTGTTGAAGGAAAAATGGAGGCAGATAATTGGCCTCTCCAGCCCGAAGAAATTGGAATAATCAGTTTATTTTCGGCAGATGGTCGTAAAATAGCAGAAACAACTTGTTACGGAAATGAACTGAAAATAAAAGCAGATGGTTTTAATCAAAACCTCGAAACTGGCATTTATTTTTACACTGTAGTAAATAATAATGGAAAAAAAGTCGTCAGAAAGTTTTATAAATATTAGTTTTACGATTGATTAGTAAAATTTCATTGAAATAAATAAAGTTTCTTAATGAAGAAGCTGGATAAATTGATACTTACGGCTTTTTTAGGCCCCTTTTTTTTAACATTTGTAGTTGTAGTTTTTATATTACTGACTCAATATCTTCTTAAGTACCTGGAGGATTTTGTTGGTAAAGATCTTGGATTTAGTGTTTTTGCCGAATTGATTTTTTATTTCAGTTTGAATATGGTGCCGGTAGCGCTACCTTTAGCCGTATTACTGTCTTCCTTAATGACCTTCGGAAACCTTGGTGAACACTTTGAGCTTACCGCTATTAAAAGTGCGGGAATTTCTCTTACAAGGGCACTTTTGCCAATAGGATTTATTGTAATTCTTTTGTCAGTAATTGCATTCTTTTTTAATAATAATATAGTTCCTAAGGCAAATTTGAAAGCATATAGTCTCCTGTATGATATTCGACAAAAAAAACCTGCATTGGATTTTAAAGAAGGTGCTTTCTATAATGGATTGCCTGGATATAGCATAAAAGTAGGTAAAAAGTTTCCGGATGGCCGAACACTAAAAAACCTTATGATTTATGATCATAGTCAAGGAAAAGGTAATACGGATCTGATTGTTGCAGATTCGGGAAAAATGTACATGGCTTATAATGACAAGTATCTGATTCTTGAATTATTTAACGGAAAAAACTTTTCGGAAACACAGGATAATGAACGACCGCAGGGGTATACTTTTTTAAGGAATGAATTCAAGAAAAGTAAAATGGTTTTTAGTCTTGAATCCTTTGAGCTCAATAGAACAAAAGAGGAGTTATTCGCAACGAATAAATTAATGTTAAATGTGGCTGAATTACAAAAGACTTCAGATTCATTGCGTAATGAAAAAAAGAATATTGAAAAAAGTCTGGAGGGGAATGTTAAGCCTTATTATAGTTTTCATACCAGACAAGATAGTGTTGCAAGAAAAGTTTCAAAAGCACAGGCAATTAATGTAAATGATTCTTTAGTGAAGGCCAATAAGCAACAGATCCTAAATAGGGCTGTTAATCAGGCTAGAAGTATTAAAGCATTTACTTCAACCCACGTAGAAAGATTATATCACCTAACTAAAGATTCTAATATATTTGAAATTGAAAAGTATAGAAAGTATACACAATCACTTGCCTGCATTATCATGTTTCTTATTGGAGCGCCATTAGGAGCTATCATTAAAAAAGGCGGGTTCGGAATTCCGGTGCTTATTTCAATTATTTTTTTCATACTTTTTTATGTACTATCTATCATGGGAGAAAAGTGGGCAAAAGAAAGTCTGATAGAAGTACCGATAGGTATGTGGTGGGCCAATTGTATGCTCTTTCCTGTAGGTTTGTTCTTTTGGTACAAAGCAAGAAAAGATTCCAGATTACTTGAAACGGATATCTATACACCCTTAATTTCAGCGGTTAAAAAGATTTTTAAGAAGAAATAGGTTGAATTTAATATTCTGTTAATATTTGTATATTAAAATGTAGTTTAATATCTTTGCGGTTTATTAAATCGGAATATAAGTAGACAAATAAAAGGCATGTATTTAAGCACAGAAAAAAAACAGGAGATCTTTAAAAAAAACAGCAGAGAAAAATCTGCTAAGGATACTGGTTCATCTGAATCTCAAATTGCTCTTTTCACCCATAGAATCAATTATTTGACAGAGCATTTGAAAACTCATCCCAAAGACTTCTCTACAAGATTAGGACTTTTGAAACTTGTTGGTAAAAGAAGAAGAATCTTGGATTATCTTCAAAATGTAGATATTGATCGTTACAGAGCAATAATCGCTGAACACAATTTGAGAAAATAAAAAAATTGAGGGGATTCGGTCGAATTCCCTCTTTTTATTATTTGCTTCGCTATTTTTGATGTCCGCAAATCTGATTTTTAATTCACAAGAGTTTTATAAAATTAAAGATGTCGTTAAACATAATTAGGAAAAATATTCCTTTAGAAGACGGAAGAGTTATTTCCATAGAAACAGGGAAATTGGCCAAACAGGCGGATGGTTCTGTGGTAGTGAGATTGGGAAATACAATGCTTCTTGCTACTGTAGTTTCTGCCATAGAAGTAAAAGAAGGTGTAGATTTTATGCCTTTATCAGTTGATTATCAGGAGAAATTTGCTTCTGCAGGGAAAATTCCTGGAGGCTTTTTAAAGAGGGAAGGAAAATTAAGTGATATGGAAGTTTTGGTCTCCAGACTAGTGGATAGAGCTATGAGACCTTTGTTTCCAGATGATTATCATGCTGATACTCAGGTAAACATAAGCCTGATTTCTGCTGATAAAGATGCTCTGCCGGATTGTCTTGCAGCTCTTGCAGCTTCAGCAGCGATGGCAGTTTCAGATATTCCATTTAATGGACCGATATCTGAAGTTAGAGTTATAAGAAAAGACGGAAGATTTTTAATCAATCCCACTCCACTTCAAATGGTGGGAGCAGATTTAGATCTTATTGTGGGTGCTTCTTATGACAATATTGTGATGGTGGAAGGTGAAATGAACGAGGTACCGGAATCAGTGATGTTGGAAGCGTTAAAAGTTGCTCATGATACAATCAAAGTACATTGCACCATCCTTAAAGAGCTTGAAGCTGAGGCAGGTAAAACACAAAAGAGAGAATATTGTCATGAAGTAAATAGTGCAGAACTTAAAGAAAGAATGCATAAAGAGCTTTATGATAAAGTATATGCTGTTGCAAAACAGGGAAATGCCAATAAAGCTGTAAGAGGGGAATCTTTTAAGGCAATAAAGAAGGCATTTATAGAGTCTTTACCTGAAGATCATACTGAAGATTTAAAATTGATCAGTAAATATTACCATGAAATCGAGAAAGAAGCTGTAAGAAACATGGTTTTAGATGAGAGAGTAAGGTTAGATAACAGAAAGCTTGATGAAATAAGACCAATATGGTGTGAAGTAGATTATCTGCCTTCAGCCCATGGTTCTGCAATATTTACAAGAGGAGAGACTCAATCTCTTACTACTGCAACCTTGGGAACCAAACTGGACGAGCAAATGATCGACAGTGCAATGGTTGCGGGTACAAACAAGTTTATGCTTCATTATAATTTTCCT
Protein-coding sequences here:
- a CDS encoding T9SS type A sorting domain-containing protein, whose product is MFLILLLLSIYTNNTYGQIVVAGTDFNPSSGNAGRTYIGLDDIVQYGIQTGSLTSTPPLAPNVNTNIFNATYYYAITDSPFKLDTIRYKKNTPADYMFVYSPKPAGGNVNVLEYSVKGLVPSSAVSVTVNYCSVTSSTYAPCASDRDEFKGGINLDQNNQLNGTDSPQLMMGACSSVTYTGTATNSGDMIFRLNATRNGSCQATGISKIEVKGFIQPTIISSQGNEVCAGEQISLQAKTDYNASYKWQVNSGSGWTDIPGGTNKSQLYEVTNVKEYKFRLILTPSGGGPPITSNEITVNAITCCQENGVAASRQTIYYDDFGRIDLSDKTGKTYKVWDYTDPLNPVEVTKTTTTPFRWPIAPAPLNATFKGTGTPLDGEYAVAGYLTGYNAHNGYDGAKLEWANRVTGPTTPPDLSYDHSGTVEGAALFLNCPINTGGKTLYERTISNLCFGKQLFFECWIAVFTNSAAGAYNPVDVKVRLTDGGNAANVVETSATATRQADGGGVWVRIGAQINLSGNSLKMEIINNQNVSENGNDLVLDDIKIMACAPPAIDLFFDLATLSKSKTICGTDKLDLFTKTTALLKAYYNNNPYFLYQWTRTPNDVTSWKNLGAPGTPESHTIANALAHAAFTGLPDGDKVYFRVIAATQLIFNDKNNFQGVGNYANINDPCKNYSVSPAIEAYELCPLPIELLSFAAASDGDRNKLMWTTSWEKNNAYFIIERSDDGKTFSQIGRVEGNGTINNVVSYSFFDQAPLSGTNYYRLKQVDYNGAYSFSKVVSLNHFTPEVAVYPNPNNGACTIKILTPAEEYNLEITDIQGKSVYNAAGNEIPERIEISNLTPGFYLVRINLDGQTVTKKLIVY
- a CDS encoding LptF/LptG family permease; this encodes MKKLDKLILTAFLGPFFLTFVVVVFILLTQYLLKYLEDFVGKDLGFSVFAELIFYFSLNMVPVALPLAVLLSSLMTFGNLGEHFELTAIKSAGISLTRALLPIGFIVILLSVIAFFFNNNIVPKANLKAYSLLYDIRQKKPALDFKEGAFYNGLPGYSIKVGKKFPDGRTLKNLMIYDHSQGKGNTDLIVADSGKMYMAYNDKYLILELFNGKNFSETQDNERPQGYTFLRNEFKKSKMVFSLESFELNRTKEELFATNKLMLNVAELQKTSDSLRNEKKNIEKSLEGNVKPYYSFHTRQDSVARKVSKAQAINVNDSLVKANKQQILNRAVNQARSIKAFTSTHVERLYHLTKDSNIFEIEKYRKYTQSLACIIMFLIGAPLGAIIKKGGFGIPVLISIIFFILFYVLSIMGEKWAKESLIEVPIGMWWANCMLFPVGLFFWYKARKDSRLLETDIYTPLISAVKKIFKKK
- the rpsO gene encoding 30S ribosomal protein S15 — its product is MYLSTEKKQEIFKKNSREKSAKDTGSSESQIALFTHRINYLTEHLKTHPKDFSTRLGLLKLVGKRRRILDYLQNVDIDRYRAIIAEHNLRK
- the pnp gene encoding polyribonucleotide nucleotidyltransferase — translated: MSLNIIRKNIPLEDGRVISIETGKLAKQADGSVVVRLGNTMLLATVVSAIEVKEGVDFMPLSVDYQEKFASAGKIPGGFLKREGKLSDMEVLVSRLVDRAMRPLFPDDYHADTQVNISLISADKDALPDCLAALAASAAMAVSDIPFNGPISEVRVIRKDGRFLINPTPLQMVGADLDLIVGASYDNIVMVEGEMNEVPESVMLEALKVAHDTIKVHCTILKELEAEAGKTQKREYCHEVNSAELKERMHKELYDKVYAVAKQGNANKAVRGESFKAIKKAFIESLPEDHTEDLKLISKYYHEIEKEAVRNMVLDERVRLDNRKLDEIRPIWCEVDYLPSAHGSAIFTRGETQSLTTATLGTKLDEQMIDSAMVAGTNKFMLHYNFPGFSTGEVKPNRGPGRREVGHGNLALRALKKVLPPESENPYTIRIVSDILESNGSSSMATVCAGTLALMDAGVQIKAPVSGIAMGLISDYKTNRWAVLSDILGDEDHLGDMDFKITGTEQGITACQMDMKVEGLSYEILEKALEQAKNGRLHILNEIKKTLDAPKADLKPHTPRSFAIRIPKDMIGAVIGPGGKVVQEIQKVTGATLIIEEVEDGGLVNVFAKDKEVMDKAVKWVKGIVAIPEVGEVYQGKVKSIMPFGAFVEFMPGKDGLLHISEIKWERLENMEGVLEVGEEVKVKLVEVDKKTGKFRLSRKVLIPKPEKKESEQSK